In the genome of Vicia villosa cultivar HV-30 ecotype Madison, WI linkage group LG7, Vvil1.0, whole genome shotgun sequence, one region contains:
- the LOC131615802 gene encoding uncharacterized protein LOC131615802 translates to MDNKGKATKTLATSLQNLNLNPQSKFKSKSSIAVINHPQFPGFLSKKKPQSLVNLCIGVIGRHLEDIIEDLDEIAIGLPGDIKLAVTAIARRRKLLNDDVLIALADASWEILDVSGSDVSDIGLIKATKVCRSIKALDISRCTKITAIGISEIVKHCHSLETLRCGGCPRSDNTARRCLSIFKPRLEYVEEDSWEELDTNEIASGAQSLRWLVWPNIDNYSLEDFSSECPRIIVNPKPSPFGFMGTQVPFEAFQDTILDDAIVKEIDPKTWTMHGIANRRICPPSSSSTELSVAEKFRLAFEERDNRLAPKRAKNARQHQRRAARDMLLMSTRAKAMVLASQVSKSLHN, encoded by the exons atGGATAATAAAGGTAAAGCTACCAAAACCCTAGCTACATCTTTGCAAAACCTAAATTTGAATCCCCAATCCAAATTCAAATCCAAGTCCTCCATTGCAGTAATCAACCATCCTCAATTTCCcg GATTTCTATCTAAGAAAAAGCCTCAAAGTCTAGTCAACCTTTGCATTGGAGTTATTGGAAGACATTTGGAGGATATTATTGAAGATTTGGATGAGATTGCTATTGGCTTGCCGGGTGATATTAAG TTAGCAGTGACAGCTATTGCTAGACGAAGAAAGTTACTGAATGATGATGTCCTGATTGCGTTAGCTGATGCTTCCTGGGAAATCCTTGATGTCTCTGGTTCAGATGTTTCGGATATTGGCTTGATAAAAGCAACTAAAGTATGTAGATCCATTAAAGCTTTGGACATAAG CCGGTGCACTAAAATTACTGCAATTGGTATATCTGAAATTGTGAAGCACTGCCATTCATTGGAGACATTGAGATGCGG AGGGTGTCCAAGGAGTGACAACACAGCACGGAGATGTTTAAGTATATTTAAACCAAGGCTAGAGTATGTGGAAGAGGATTCTTGGGAGGAGCTTGATACTAATGAAATTGCTAGTGGTGCACAATCACTCAGGTGGCTAGTATGG CCAAACATTGATAACTATTCTTTAGAGGACTTTTCTTCCGAGTGCCCGCGTATCATAGTAAATCCTAAGCCATCTCCGTTTGGGTTTATGGGAACTCAGGTTCCTTTTGAAGCATTTCAAGATACCATATTAGATGATGCAATTGTCAAAGAGATTGATCCCAAGACGTGGACAATGCATGGGATTGCAAATAGGCGCATCTGTCCACCTTCTTCAAGCTCAACTGAATTATCAGTTGCTGAAAAATTCAGACTTGCCTTTGAGGAAAGAGACAACCGGTTAGCTCCGAAGCGAGCTAAAAATGCCCGGCAACATCAGCGTCGGGCAGCGCGGGACATGCTGTTGATGAGCACAAGAGCCAAGGCAATGGTCTTGGCATCGCAAGTAAGCAAGTCTCTACATAATTGA
- the LOC131617822 gene encoding heterodimeric geranylgeranyl pyrophosphate synthase small subunit, chloroplastic-like, giving the protein MATITSNFTNVKSTVHFPCISNQHRSHLHLKKPTTVRMSMTQQTRNSHPYWASMQADIEAHIKQFFTIKEPLEVFEPIHHFIFSAPKTTVPTLCLAACELVGGERHQAISAASALLLMEAATYTHEHLPLTDKPKPKPKPESEMKHVYGPSMELLSFEAIVPFGFELLARSDYGENSEKILRVMIEISRAVGSEGVIDAQYRKTMGSRSDGEEMRHVEEMRRVVEKYEGGLHSCGAVCGGVLGGGSEEEIERLRKFGLYVGMIQGMVKRGFNESKEVDEARDLAIQELEFFKDKEVDAIKTFLNI; this is encoded by the coding sequence ATGGCTACTATAACTTCAAACTTCACCAATGTCAAATCCACCGTTCATTTTCCATGCATATCAAATCAACACCGTTCCCACTTACACCTCAAGAAGCCCACCACCGTCAGAATGTCTATGACGCAACAAACTCGCAACTCACATCCTTATTGGGCTTCCATGCAGGCCGACATCGAAGCCCATATCAAACAATTCTTCACAATCAAAGAACCTCTCGAAGTTTTCGAGCCCATTCATCACTTCATTTTTTCTGCCCCGAAAACCACCGTGCCGACTTTATGCCTCGCCGCATGCGAGCTTGTTGGCGGTGAACGTCACCAAGCTATATCCGCCGCTTCAGCTTTGTTACTAATGGAGGCAGCTACTTATACTCACGAGCATCTTCCACTTACAGATAAGCCCAAGCCCAAGCCCAAGCCCGAGTCTGAGATGAAGCATGTTTACGGGCCTAGCATGGAGCTTCTATCTTTCGAAGCAATAGTCCCGTTTGGATTTGAACTGTTAGCTAGATCCGACTATGGAGAAAATTCGGAGAAGATCTTGCGGGTGATGATTGAGATTTCACGGGCTGTGGGTTCAGAAGGGGTGATAGATGCGCAGTACAGGAAAACGATGGGTAGTAGATCGGACGGGGAGGAGATGCGCCACGTGGAAGAGATGAGGCGCGTGGTGGAGAAATATGAAGGTGGGTTGCATTCGTGTGGGGCAGTATGTGGAGGGGTGTTGGGTGGGGGAAGTGAAGAGGAAATTGAGAGATTGAGGAAATTTGGGTTATATGTTGGAATGATTCAAGGAATGGTAAAAAGGGGATTCAATGAAAGTAAAGAAGTGGATGAGGCAAGAGATTTGGCCATTCAGGAATTGGAGTTTTTTAAGGATAAAGAAGTTGATGCAATTAAAACTTTCTTGAATATTTAA
- the LOC131617823 gene encoding heterodimeric geranylgeranyl pyrophosphate synthase small subunit, chloroplastic-like, with translation MATITSHLPNVKSILSNQHRSHLQLKPTTVRMTMTTQQTRNPHLHWASLQADIQAHLKSSITIKQPLEVFEPMHHLIFSAPKTTVPALCLVACELVGGQRHQAISAASALLLMEAATYVHEHLPEPKPKRKPKPVVNHVYGPNVELLTGDGIVPFGFELLARSDGGENSERILRVMVEISRAVGSRGVIDAQYRKTMDTRSDGEEICHVEEIRRMVEKYEGGLHSCGAVCGGVLGGGSEEEIERLRKFGFYVGMIQGMAQRGFNESKEVDEARNLALQELKFFKDKEVDTIKVLLNI, from the coding sequence ATGGCTACTATCACTTCCCACCTCCCCAATGTCAAATCCATTTTATCAAATCAACACCGTTCCCACTTACAGTTAAAGCCCACCACCGTTAGAATGACCATGACTACTCAACAAACTCGCAACCCACATCTCCATTGGGCTTCTCTACAGGCCGACATCCAAGCCCATCTCAAATCCTCCATTACAATCAAACAACCTCTCGAGGTTTTCGAGCCCATGCATCACCTCATTTTCTCTGCCCCGAAAACCACCGTGCCAGCTTTATGCCTCGTTGCATGTGAGCTTGTCGGCGGTCAGCGTCACCAAGCCATATCCGCTGCTTCAGCTTTGTTACTAATGGAAGCAGCTACTTATGTTCACGAGCATCTTCCCGAGCCCAAGCCcaagagaaagcccaaaccagtGGTGAACCATGTTTACGGGCCTAACGTGGAGCTTCTAACTGGCGATGGAATAGTCCCGTTTGGATTTGAACTGTTAGCTAGATCCGACGGTGGAGAAAATTCGGAGCGGATCTTGCGGGTAATGGTTGAGATCTCAAGGGCTGTGGGTTCACGAGGAGTGATAGATGCACAGTACAGGAAAACAATGGATACTAGATCCGACGGTGAGGAGATATGCCACGTTGAAGAAATCAGGCGCATGGTGGAGAAATATGAAGGTGGGTTGCATTCGTGTGGGGCAGTATGTGGAGGGGTGTTGGGTGGGGGAAGTGAAGAGGAAATTGAGAGATTGAGGAAATTTGGGTTTTATGTTGGAATGATTCAAGGAATGGCACAAAGGGGATTCAATGAAAGTAAAGAAGTGGATGAGGCAAGAAATTTAGCACTACAAGAATTGAAGTTTTTCAAAGATAAAGAAGTTGATACAATTAAAGTTTTattgaatatttaa